Within Lentimicrobiaceae bacterium, the genomic segment CCGGTTTCCTCTTTTTTCGGGGCGGTTTCCTCTTTTCCGGTGAGATAAGAGAGCATGCCTTTGGTAAAAGCAAATGTCTCACTTTCGGGGTATTTTGTATTAATTCTCCGCAATTCGCTTACGAGGGTGTCGTTACCGGCAATTTTCCCGAGTGCCAGAGCGCGGAGAGTTTCAAATTTAGGCACAAGGTTTTTGTCGGAAATGAATGCGATGGCATCGTTGCAATAAATGACAACAAGATTATAGTGTTCCGATTTAAACTCGTTATATACCTCGGCATAACGGGCTTCGGCTTTATTTTGCATCGCTAGTAGTTCGAGATTATAATCGGGGTCGGCAATAATTTTGGCATAGTCGCTTTCAGGGAAAAGGGTAAGAATTTTTTGTTTGTAGAAGTTACATTGGGGTAGATCATTTTTCTTTGTGTAAACACGATAGAGGGTATAATTTGCCTGTAAAACATTTTTATCGGCGGGAAAGCGTTCCAAATAAGATTCAAAAGAATGTAGCGAACGGGTAGTATCCTGCAGACCATCGAGGTAAATATTTCCCAGATTGAAAAGTGCTTCGGATATTTTTGCATTGGAGACATCAATCTTTTCCTGGGTAAGCGGGATGTTCTGGGCGTAGGTTTGTGTATTTTTAGGATCGGTTGACAGTTTTTTTGTACTGTCCTGTGTTGTGCTATCGGATGGGTTTATTTCTTTTTCAGCAGTAGGTTCAATTTCTACCATGCGTTTATTACTTAGTCGCCAGTTGTCTTCCAGTTTTCTTCTGCCCCATTTTTTTATGAACTCAGTAAATCCAAAGCTGATAGCCTGTGGGTTGTAAAAATACCATCCACCGCTTTTATCGCCACCGGTTTGATTTGTTTTCAACTGACCAATGTCGCCCATGTTCAACGAACGTTCTTTTTCTTCCTCTTGTTTCCTCTGTTCTTCTTTGGTATAGTTTTCTATAATTCCATCAATGATTTTATTTCTTTCCGCTTCAGACAAAGTGGCAAGGTGTTGCAGGCTGTCTTCGAGTTGTACGACAGAGAGGTTTTTTACAAGATCGGTTAATGTGTTGGTACGGCTTTCTATCTTTGAATAATCGGGGAAATCCTGCGGAAGTACCTGCATACAGGTATCGTAATACATTTGTGCGGGTTCGTATTTGCTTTTTTCAAAATACAAGTCGGCAAGTCGCAATGCTGAAATGGCTTTCTGATAATTGTTTTGCATGCTTGCAGCTACCGATTTTTTCAGGTACGATATGCCGAGTGTGTCGTTTTTTTCTTTCAGTGAAATTTCAGCCAGGGCAAAGTATATCTGATCAAGAAAATCTTTGTTCTTGCTGTCTTTAAGCATTTTATTAAGCGCTTTTACCAGATCCTTGCTGCTGCCCGAGGTATTGTCGAAAGTTTTGGCAAGATTTATCCTGCTGTTGAACGCCATTTCATAAGGGGGGTTGCGGCGAATTACCTGAAGATACAATTCACTGGCGGCTTTATTGTTGCCGGTTTGTTGGTACACTTGTGCCAAAATAAATTTCAGGCGGGTTACAAGTTGCCGATTTGTGTTTAATTCTATACCCCGTTGTAAGTACACTATGGATGATTTGTAGTTTTGCTGATAAAGATAATGTTCGGCATAAATTAGTGGTAAGAGTTTGATTACCCTGCCCGGAATATTTTCTTTATCAACTTTGCTTTGGATGTTTTCGAGCAAACCTGATGCTTTTTCATACTCTTTCAATTGGTTGTATGTACATGCCTCCCATAGCATGGCATCCCATTTTACATTACTTTTGGGGTAATTTTTAATTACATAATCGAAGGTACGGCGAGCCATCAGGTAGTCCTGTTTGTAAAAACGGGCTTTTGCTGTTATAAAGTAAGCATCATCAATCCAGCGAACATATTCTTTTTTGTTGAAAAACATGGAATGCCTGTTGATGGTAAGCGTTGCTTTTTCTATTGTCCTGTCCATTGCAGGGCTGATTGCTGAGATATTTTCCTTGGCTCCGTAGTTGAAGACAGGTAAAACTTTACTGTAATTATCTTTTGCATTTTTCTGCAAAGTAGCTATGCCTTCCTTCAGGCTTTGATCTCCGTTCCAGTACACATTGTAGTGTGATGTAAGGTTATGGTAAACTCTGCGGGTAAAAGAATTTTTTTTGGTAGAACAGGAAAACAATACAACCATGACAGTTATCAGGGTTGCTATTCGTACAGGGGTGATGGTATGCTTAGTATTCAATTAACAGTTGTATTAGTAATTGTAAAACTCAATTTATGCAAAAATATTTTATTTTTTTGAATCCATCTTAATTGCAGGAATTTAATTTACGAAGTTCTAAAGGAGGAATTAGGTTGTATATCCAATAAAAAACTGTCCCCGGCAAGAGGACAGTTTTGGTAAATAGTAATTAGTATATTAGTAATCAGTATCTTTCAACTTCAAGGCTGGAAACGCCCACATTCAGGTTGATAATAATTTTTTGGGTATTGGTTCTGAAATCTTTGGTTTGGTAAATACCGTCCGAAACTTTTTTGGCGTCTTCAAACGATTTGCTTGCCATAAATGAATCGGAAATAACTTTGTAAGCCGAAGTTTTCGGAACGCGGATTTTTATTGAAGAAGCTCCGGCATCTATGTTTACATTGGTTTCCGGATGTTTGTTACCCAAAGTTAGATCAATATCGGAAGCTCCGCAGTCAATGCTTACTTTCCGGGTTTTGTAAGAACTTAAATCGAAATTAATTTCTGCCGCACCAATTTCGAAGTTGAAATCCCACGTTGGATTCGGGTTTAGTTTCAGTTCGACTTTGTTGGTGTGATGTCTTCTTCCGGTCTGGAGTTTCACGTCATCCATTTTAAATTTAATGATTTTTCCACTGTCGGTATCTTCGGTAGTAAACTGGTAATTTGTAACATTACCTTTTTTTTGAAATTCTACCAGTTTATCGGTTACCGAGTCGATGGTAAAGTTGCCGGCAGCTGCTTCGAACTGAAGGCTGGCATTTTTGGTAAGCGAATCGAATGGCTGGCTGAAATCCTGGTCGGAATATTTGTACACATTATCACCTTCTTCAAAGTCATCTCCCCTAAAGTTGTGATTGACACGAAATTGAAAATGATGAGAAGAATCGTAATTGTACAAAAATACAACCGAGATTATTAGTGTTGCAATAGCAAGCAACAGTTTTATATATTCTTTTACGGGGATTAAAGAAATTCCCCAAAGGATGAGTAGAACGGGCCAAAGGCTGAAAATTGCCCACCAGTTAAAGTCGAGCCAACCGA encodes:
- a CDS encoding tetratricopeptide repeat protein; protein product: MNTKHTITPVRIATLITVMVVLFSCSTKKNSFTRRVYHNLTSHYNVYWNGDQSLKEGIATLQKNAKDNYSKVLPVFNYGAKENISAISPAMDRTIEKATLTINRHSMFFNKKEYVRWIDDAYFITAKARFYKQDYLMARRTFDYVIKNYPKSNVKWDAMLWEACTYNQLKEYEKASGLLENIQSKVDKENIPGRVIKLLPLIYAEHYLYQQNYKSSIVYLQRGIELNTNRQLVTRLKFILAQVYQQTGNNKAASELYLQVIRRNPPYEMAFNSRINLAKTFDNTSGSSKDLVKALNKMLKDSKNKDFLDQIYFALAEISLKEKNDTLGISYLKKSVAASMQNNYQKAISALRLADLYFEKSKYEPAQMYYDTCMQVLPQDFPDYSKIESRTNTLTDLVKNLSVVQLEDSLQHLATLSEAERNKIIDGIIENYTKEEQRKQEEEKERSLNMGDIGQLKTNQTGGDKSGGWYFYNPQAISFGFTEFIKKWGRRKLEDNWRLSNKRMVEIEPTAEKEINPSDSTTQDSTKKLSTDPKNTQTYAQNIPLTQEKIDVSNAKISEALFNLGNIYLDGLQDTTRSLHSFESYLERFPADKNVLQANYTLYRVYTKKNDLPQCNFYKQKILTLFPESDYAKIIADPDYNLELLAMQNKAEARYAEVYNEFKSEHYNLVVIYCNDAIAFISDKNLVPKFETLRALALGKIAGNDTLVSELRRINTKYPESETFAFTKGMLSYLTGKEETAPKKEETGGNIQGIYNFNSEVGHFYILLVNNEKINVNVLKIRLSDFITKNYSIDNLMVKSVILDNSTEMISVGTFLNAEKAMDFFNNIASNEYVFSKLDKNEITLFAISAENYPVFYKNKDVKLYLKFFNKIYFSKPK
- a CDS encoding cell wall-active antibiotics response protein, which translates into the protein MNYKKIFWGLLLIIIGLLFIFRNLGWLDFNWWAIFSLWPVLLILWGISLIPVKEYIKLLLAIATLIISVVFLYNYDSSHHFQFRVNHNFRGDDFEEGDNVYKYSDQDFSQPFDSLTKNASLQFEAAAGNFTIDSVTDKLVEFQKKGNVTNYQFTTEDTDSGKIIKFKMDDVKLQTGRRHHTNKVELKLNPNPTWDFNFEIGAAEINFDLSSYKTRKVSIDCGASDIDLTLGNKHPETNVNIDAGASSIKIRVPKTSAYKVISDSFMASKSFEDAKKVSDGIYQTKDFRTNTQKIIINLNVGVSSLEVERY